Proteins co-encoded in one Juglans regia cultivar Chandler chromosome 16, Walnut 2.0, whole genome shotgun sequence genomic window:
- the LOC108986777 gene encoding carbonic anhydrase 2-like isoform X1 produces MSGSFRMCRMLCCCSSKVSREDMSTESYEEAIAGLTKLLSAKADLGDIAAAKIKQITAELETAGSNQFDPVERIKTGFVHFKKEKLEKNPALYGELAKGQSPKFLVFACSDSRVCPSHVLNFQPGEAFVVRNIANMVPPFDKNKYSGAGAAIEYAVLHLKVEIIVVMGHSCCGGIKGLMSIPDDGTTASEFIEHWVKICSPAKTKVKTEYSELSFHEQCTNCEKEAVNVSLGNLLTYPFVREGVVNKTLALKGAHYDFVKGAFQLWDLHFKIIPTLHA; encoded by the exons ATGTCTGGGTCGTTTAGAATGTGCAGGATGCTGTGTTGCTGTTCAAGCAAGGTATCT AGGGAAGACATGTCTACGGAGTCGTACGAGGAGGCCATTGCAGGACTCACGAAGCTTCTCAG TGCGAAAGCTGACCTTGGAGACATCGCCGCCGCAAAGATCAAGCAGATAACGGCGGAGTTGGAGACGGCCGGTTCGAATCAGTTTGATCCGGTCGAGAGGATCAAAACCGGCTTCGTCcactttaagaaagaaaaacttga GAAGAATCCTGCGTTGTACGGTGAACTTGCCAAAGGCCAGAGTCCCAAG TTTTTGGTATTTGCATGCTCAGACTCTCGCGTTTGTCCCTCGCACGTCCTGAATTTCCAACCGGGAGAGGCCTTTGTGGTTCGCAACATAGCTAACATGGTCCCGCCCTTTGACAAG AATAAATACTCAGGCGCAGGGGCAGCCATTGAATATGCAGTGTTGCATCTGAAG GTGGAAATTATTGTGGTCATGGGACACAGTTGCTGTGGTGGTATAAAGGGGCTCATGTCTATACCGGACGATGGGACCACTGCGAG TGAATTTATCGAGCATTGGGTCAAAATCTGCTCCCCCGCAAAGACCAAGGTTAAGACAGAATACAGTGAGTTAAGTTTCCATGAGCAGTGCACCAATTGTGAGAAG GAAGCTGTGAATGTATCACTGGGAAACTTATTGACATATCCGTTTGTGAGAGAAGGTGTGGTGAATAAAACACTGGCTCTCAAGGGTGCACACTACGACTTTGTCAAAGGAGCTTTTCAACTCTGGGATCTTCACTTCAAAATTATACCCACCCTGCATGCATGA
- the LOC108986777 gene encoding carbonic anhydrase 2-like isoform X2, with translation MSGSFRMCRMLCCCSSKREDMSTESYEEAIAGLTKLLSAKADLGDIAAAKIKQITAELETAGSNQFDPVERIKTGFVHFKKEKLEKNPALYGELAKGQSPKFLVFACSDSRVCPSHVLNFQPGEAFVVRNIANMVPPFDKNKYSGAGAAIEYAVLHLKVEIIVVMGHSCCGGIKGLMSIPDDGTTASEFIEHWVKICSPAKTKVKTEYSELSFHEQCTNCEKEAVNVSLGNLLTYPFVREGVVNKTLALKGAHYDFVKGAFQLWDLHFKIIPTLHA, from the exons ATGTCTGGGTCGTTTAGAATGTGCAGGATGCTGTGTTGCTGTTCAAGCAAG AGGGAAGACATGTCTACGGAGTCGTACGAGGAGGCCATTGCAGGACTCACGAAGCTTCTCAG TGCGAAAGCTGACCTTGGAGACATCGCCGCCGCAAAGATCAAGCAGATAACGGCGGAGTTGGAGACGGCCGGTTCGAATCAGTTTGATCCGGTCGAGAGGATCAAAACCGGCTTCGTCcactttaagaaagaaaaacttga GAAGAATCCTGCGTTGTACGGTGAACTTGCCAAAGGCCAGAGTCCCAAG TTTTTGGTATTTGCATGCTCAGACTCTCGCGTTTGTCCCTCGCACGTCCTGAATTTCCAACCGGGAGAGGCCTTTGTGGTTCGCAACATAGCTAACATGGTCCCGCCCTTTGACAAG AATAAATACTCAGGCGCAGGGGCAGCCATTGAATATGCAGTGTTGCATCTGAAG GTGGAAATTATTGTGGTCATGGGACACAGTTGCTGTGGTGGTATAAAGGGGCTCATGTCTATACCGGACGATGGGACCACTGCGAG TGAATTTATCGAGCATTGGGTCAAAATCTGCTCCCCCGCAAAGACCAAGGTTAAGACAGAATACAGTGAGTTAAGTTTCCATGAGCAGTGCACCAATTGTGAGAAG GAAGCTGTGAATGTATCACTGGGAAACTTATTGACATATCCGTTTGTGAGAGAAGGTGTGGTGAATAAAACACTGGCTCTCAAGGGTGCACACTACGACTTTGTCAAAGGAGCTTTTCAACTCTGGGATCTTCACTTCAAAATTATACCCACCCTGCATGCATGA
- the LOC108986777 gene encoding carbonic anhydrase 2-like isoform X3: MSTESYEEAIAGLTKLLSAKADLGDIAAAKIKQITAELETAGSNQFDPVERIKTGFVHFKKEKLEKNPALYGELAKGQSPKFLVFACSDSRVCPSHVLNFQPGEAFVVRNIANMVPPFDKNKYSGAGAAIEYAVLHLKVEIIVVMGHSCCGGIKGLMSIPDDGTTASEFIEHWVKICSPAKTKVKTEYSELSFHEQCTNCEKEAVNVSLGNLLTYPFVREGVVNKTLALKGAHYDFVKGAFQLWDLHFKIIPTLHA; encoded by the exons ATGTCTACGGAGTCGTACGAGGAGGCCATTGCAGGACTCACGAAGCTTCTCAG TGCGAAAGCTGACCTTGGAGACATCGCCGCCGCAAAGATCAAGCAGATAACGGCGGAGTTGGAGACGGCCGGTTCGAATCAGTTTGATCCGGTCGAGAGGATCAAAACCGGCTTCGTCcactttaagaaagaaaaacttga GAAGAATCCTGCGTTGTACGGTGAACTTGCCAAAGGCCAGAGTCCCAAG TTTTTGGTATTTGCATGCTCAGACTCTCGCGTTTGTCCCTCGCACGTCCTGAATTTCCAACCGGGAGAGGCCTTTGTGGTTCGCAACATAGCTAACATGGTCCCGCCCTTTGACAAG AATAAATACTCAGGCGCAGGGGCAGCCATTGAATATGCAGTGTTGCATCTGAAG GTGGAAATTATTGTGGTCATGGGACACAGTTGCTGTGGTGGTATAAAGGGGCTCATGTCTATACCGGACGATGGGACCACTGCGAG TGAATTTATCGAGCATTGGGTCAAAATCTGCTCCCCCGCAAAGACCAAGGTTAAGACAGAATACAGTGAGTTAAGTTTCCATGAGCAGTGCACCAATTGTGAGAAG GAAGCTGTGAATGTATCACTGGGAAACTTATTGACATATCCGTTTGTGAGAGAAGGTGTGGTGAATAAAACACTGGCTCTCAAGGGTGCACACTACGACTTTGTCAAAGGAGCTTTTCAACTCTGGGATCTTCACTTCAAAATTATACCCACCCTGCATGCATGA